The following proteins are encoded in a genomic region of Alnus glutinosa chromosome 8, dhAlnGlut1.1, whole genome shotgun sequence:
- the LOC133875501 gene encoding protein CUP-SHAPED COTYLEDON 2, with protein MESYSYFDSNEAHLPPGFRFHPTDEELITYYLLKKVLDSNFTGRAIAEVDLNKCEPWELPEKAKMGEKEWYFFSLRDRKYPTGLRTNRATEAGYWKATGKDREIYSSKTGSLVGMKKTLVFYRGRAPKGEKSNWVMHEYRLEGKFAYHYLSRSSKDEWVISRVFQKSCAGGAATSSGGGSKKTRLISSAVTHYPEPSSPSSVSLPPLLEFSPYANAGSGSSVTLTDREGCSYDSPIAREHVSCFSTIAAAAASAAATSFNLAPQPPHIAAVDPYARFPRNVGVSAFPSLRSLQENLQLPFFFPQAAPHQPALHAGSAELGGCSSSGTWPMPEDPKVEGGGGGGVRMGMACPTELDCMWTF; from the exons ATGGAGTCGTACAGCTATTTTGACAGCAATGAAGCCCACTTACCTCCTGGATTTCGCTTCCACCCGACTGATGAAGAGCTCATAACATATTATCTCCTCAAGAAGGTCTTGGACAGCAACTTCACAGGCAGAGCCATTGCTGAAGTTGACCTCAACAAGTGCGAGCCATGGGAGTTACCTG AGAAAGCGAAGATGGGGGAGAAAGAGTGGTACTTCTTCAGCCTTCGTGACCGAAAGTACCCAACTGGGCTTAGAACAAACAGGGCTACTGAGGCTGGATACTGGAAGGCTACCGGGAAAGATAGGGAGATTTACAGCTCCAAGACTGGTTCTCTTGTTGGTATGAAGAAGACGCTGGTTTTTTACAGAGGGAGAGCTCCCAAGGGAGAGAAGAGCAACTGGGTCATGCATGAATACCGCCTTGAAGGCAAATTTGCTTATCATTACCTCTCTAGGAGCTCCAAG GACGAGTGGGTCATATCCCGGGTGTTCCAGAAGAGCTGCGCCGGCGGTGCAGCCACCAGCAGCGGCGGTGGATCGAAGAAGACCCGCCTGATCAGCTCCGCGGTAACCCATTATCCAGAGCCTAGCTCACCCTCCTCGGTGTCACTCCCACCGCTCCTCGAGTTCTCACCCTATGCCAACGCCGGCAGTGGCTCCTCCGTCACCCTTACCGACCGTGAAGGCTGCTCGTACGACAGCCCAATTGCCAGGGAGCACGTGTCCTGTTTCTCCACCATTGCCGCAGCCGCAGCCTCCGCTGCCGCCACCAGCTTCAACCTCGCTCCACAGCCGCCGCATATAGCCGCCGTAGACCCCTATGCACGCTTCCCTAGAAACGTCGGCGTCTCTGCTTTCCCGAGCCTGAGATCCTTGCAGGAGAACCTTCAGCTGCCTTTCTTTTTCCCTCAGGCTGCGCCGCATCAGCCAGCTCTTCACGCTGGCTCAGCCGAGCTGGGTGGGTGCAGCTCATCCGGAACTTGGCCTATGCCGGAGGATCCAAAGGTGGAAggcggtggcggtggcggtgTGCGGATGGGTATGGCCTGTCCCACTGAGCTTGACTGCATGTGGACCTTCTAA